Proteins co-encoded in one uncultured Draconibacterium sp. genomic window:
- a CDS encoding RagB/SusD family nutrient uptake outer membrane protein, producing MNIKIFYIRLFVFSLLAASTVSCSDDFLEVIPKGNLIAQNTEDYDLLLEDPSLRELSNITVPMGDEVAAIDPFYSTIELRPRRTFQWKADIYNPDQNSQELKPLMASLYVYNKIINEISDSNGGTDSEKQKLKAEARLGRAFNYFMLINYYGKPYDASTASSDLGLPIVTYSNITSTNFTRNTVEEVYNFIIEDIESALPNLPESVSSRHRASKAAAEGLLGKILMFQHKYDSALVHLKQALTYVQSAEINVDLYDYNLELFDEGVFTPIDPFFGPSSILSKNNAEVIYDRSVFNSWAFINNEFVISPETANLYNDSDLRLYFFSDAEFFGFAPYYPNGMLRKFGPLQQQSGVYLPDVYLLIIEANARLGFLEEATTALENFRSKRMPESDASVPTEIASNQNNLVKFIFEERIREFPLSGYRWFDMRRLSVDPDYNNLVNYTHNKYSSDGDLLESYTLTPERLVLRFGGVVTSQNPDLIENP from the coding sequence ATGAATATTAAAATATTTTATATAAGGTTATTTGTTTTTTCATTACTTGCTGCATCAACGGTTTCGTGTAGTGATGATTTTTTAGAAGTGATTCCCAAAGGGAATTTAATAGCACAAAATACTGAAGATTATGATCTGTTATTAGAAGATCCTTCATTAAGAGAGTTGTCTAATATTACTGTTCCAATGGGAGATGAAGTGGCAGCTATCGATCCATTTTATTCAACTATTGAACTAAGACCTCGCAGAACTTTTCAGTGGAAGGCCGATATTTATAATCCAGATCAAAATTCACAAGAGCTTAAGCCATTAATGGCATCCTTGTATGTTTATAATAAAATAATTAATGAAATAAGTGACTCCAATGGTGGAACTGATTCAGAAAAGCAAAAACTTAAAGCAGAGGCACGTTTAGGAAGAGCTTTTAATTATTTTATGCTTATAAATTATTATGGAAAGCCATACGATGCGTCTACAGCTAGTTCAGATTTAGGACTTCCTATCGTTACATATTCAAATATTACTTCAACCAACTTCACTAGAAATACAGTGGAAGAAGTTTATAACTTCATTATCGAGGATATAGAAAGCGCACTACCCAATCTTCCAGAATCGGTTAGTAGCAGACATAGAGCATCTAAAGCGGCAGCAGAAGGTTTGCTTGGTAAAATATTAATGTTTCAGCATAAATATGATAGTGCATTAGTTCACCTTAAGCAAGCATTAACCTATGTGCAAAGCGCTGAAATTAATGTAGATCTTTATGATTATAATTTAGAACTTTTTGATGAAGGTGTATTTACACCAATAGATCCTTTTTTTGGTCCTTCATCCATTCTTTCAAAAAATAATGCAGAAGTAATTTATGACAGGTCTGTTTTTAATTCGTGGGCATTTATAAATAATGAATTTGTAATAAGTCCAGAAACAGCAAATTTGTATAATGATTCCGATTTAAGATTGTATTTTTTCTCCGATGCAGAGTTTTTTGGTTTTGCCCCTTACTACCCTAATGGCATGTTAAGAAAATTTGGTCCATTACAGCAACAATCGGGAGTATATTTACCAGACGTTTATTTATTAATAATTGAGGCAAATGCACGTTTAGGATTTTTGGAAGAAGCAACTACCGCACTTGAAAATTTCAGATCAAAAAGAATGCCTGAAAGTGATGCCTCTGTTCCAACAGAAATTGCATCAAATCAAAACAATTTAGTGAAATTTATTTTTGAAGAACGTATTAGAGAGTTTCCATTAAGCGGGTATAGATGGTTTGATATGAGAAGATTATCTGTAGATCCAGATTATAATAATCTGGTGAATTATACACATAATAAATATAGTTCCGACGGTGACTTATTGGAAAGTTATACACTAACTCCAGAAAGATTGGTATTAAGATTTGGAGGAGTAGTTACTTCACAAAACCCCGATTTAATTGAAAATCCGTAA
- a CDS encoding SusC/RagA family TonB-linked outer membrane protein, with protein sequence MEIKFSTGRYLIQKRLRLLIIKTFIILFCTTAFSLKPESSFAQNKVKIDADKEVTVEDVFDIIKTQTDYRFIYPQDLFKDAPKVQLQKGTISVDELLKSSLSSNDFYTVISTDNKIIIKSINAQQQIQVSGKVTDANGLPISSAVIFIKGTTTGVISDSDGNYKITVPSRENILIFKFLGFKFKEVLVGDRTNIDVVLEEDVTELEAVEIVSTGYQKLSKERSSGSFSKPDLTIAKERNFSMNIVQKLDGLVAGLTINNSPDAASNPYLIRGLTSIGTFNSDDNIATGTGTNRNPLFVVDGIPNNNISYINPQDIEDVTVLKDATASSIWGARAANGVIVITTKKAGNNSELKIEYDAFTNIQGRPDLDYQPYLNSSELINAAKEVFDPESYSYNELNAYIFDASGTPPHLQTLYDEYRGVISSDVANARLDSLSNINNRDQIKKLWYRKAMQTNHTLSLSFGGEKHSAYASMAYTDTKSDRPGDTDELYKLNVRQDFKFNNKIRSFLITDFTKTKSLTKNNLSITNSFFPYQLFRDDNGNNISIPFMGMLTEDVRADFEARSRIDLNYNPLDERNFSDETSEAFNTRLIGGVIIDVFDNITFNGTYSYTQGSNKVSNYTSDKSYSVRSELAQFTVADSPDVTPIYYLPETGGKYSERNISNRNYTIRNQLSFDKSWDDSKHQVNVILGQEAQEQLTEITNSTVRGYNPLLQTYLSVDYATLKNNGIDNPVMPNAGNQSFLTDDSFTRSEVLSRFTSYYMNAGYTLDKKYTINGSWRRDKSNLFGLDKSAQNKPTWSVGGKWNIGRETFFENVTPINFLTLRGTYGITGNAPTPGTSSSYDILRPQTNYSLTGNIIPLTIQTPGNPNLKWESTKTLNLGVDFGLLNVITAYLDIYKKNTDNLLGQLPLNVFSGFPSAIGNFGSMENKGFELTLKTTNIQNEDFGWTTLFTMAYNKNKITELLLPGDVTTGAQKVNLAYLKGYPAFAIFAYDYQGLDGEGDPLIRLSDGTITKEPNVTSAEDVLYMGTSQPIWSGGFSNSFRYKDFNLSINTVYNLGHVMRKDVNSNYSSLLETVPHSDFINRWKKPGDELITDIPSYDPSGTFTGNTRDTYYYTKGNTNVLSASYIKLRDITLSYGIPKNVLDKLKIDGLTFRLSVSNLMLWKANNAGIDPEFQYTYYGTGRRNIKRNQGSIAFGVHLSF encoded by the coding sequence ATGGAAATTAAATTTAGCACAGGCCGTTATCTCATACAAAAACGGTTGCGATTATTGATTATTAAAACCTTTATCATTCTATTCTGCACAACGGCTTTTTCTTTAAAACCTGAAAGCAGTTTCGCTCAAAACAAGGTTAAAATTGATGCTGATAAAGAAGTAACGGTTGAAGATGTTTTCGACATTATCAAAACACAAACGGATTACCGTTTTATTTATCCGCAAGATTTATTTAAGGATGCACCAAAAGTACAATTACAAAAAGGTACAATTAGCGTAGATGAGCTTTTGAAAAGCAGTCTTTCTTCAAATGATTTTTATACAGTAATATCAACTGATAATAAAATTATAATTAAAAGTATAAACGCTCAACAACAAATTCAAGTTTCTGGAAAGGTAACAGATGCAAATGGGCTACCTATTAGTAGTGCAGTTATATTTATTAAAGGAACTACGACAGGCGTTATATCAGATTCTGACGGGAATTATAAAATAACAGTTCCATCGCGAGAAAATATACTTATTTTCAAGTTTTTAGGGTTTAAGTTTAAAGAAGTTTTAGTAGGTGATAGAACAAATATAGATGTTGTATTAGAAGAAGATGTTACAGAACTTGAAGCTGTTGAGATCGTTTCAACTGGTTATCAAAAGCTCTCAAAAGAACGTAGTTCCGGGTCTTTTTCTAAACCAGATCTAACAATAGCTAAAGAAAGAAACTTCTCAATGAATATAGTTCAAAAACTAGATGGATTGGTTGCTGGATTGACTATTAATAATTCTCCGGATGCAGCTTCTAATCCTTATTTAATTAGAGGTTTAACAAGTATTGGTACATTTAATTCAGACGACAATATAGCTACAGGTACAGGAACAAATAGAAATCCTTTATTCGTTGTAGATGGGATTCCAAACAATAACATTTCTTATATAAATCCACAAGATATAGAGGATGTTACGGTTTTAAAGGATGCAACTGCTTCATCTATCTGGGGAGCTAGAGCAGCAAATGGTGTTATTGTGATCACCACCAAAAAGGCAGGAAACAATAGCGAATTGAAGATTGAGTATGATGCTTTTACTAATATTCAAGGTCGTCCAGATCTTGATTATCAACCATACCTGAATAGCTCAGAATTGATTAATGCAGCAAAAGAAGTTTTTGATCCGGAATCATACTCTTATAATGAATTAAACGCTTATATTTTTGACGCAAGCGGTACCCCTCCACATTTACAAACGCTTTATGATGAATATCGAGGTGTTATATCTAGTGATGTTGCAAATGCCCGGCTGGATAGTTTATCGAATATCAATAATAGAGATCAAATTAAGAAATTATGGTATCGGAAAGCCATGCAAACAAATCATACTTTATCACTTTCATTTGGTGGTGAAAAGCATTCAGCTTACGCATCTATGGCATATACTGATACAAAATCAGATAGACCTGGGGATACTGATGAACTTTATAAATTAAATGTAAGACAAGATTTTAAATTTAATAACAAAATTAGGTCTTTCTTGATTACCGATTTCACAAAAACAAAATCTCTTACTAAGAATAATTTAAGTATTACCAATAGCTTTTTTCCATATCAATTATTTAGAGACGATAATGGTAATAATATTTCAATTCCTTTTATGGGTATGCTAACAGAAGATGTTAGGGCAGATTTTGAAGCAAGGTCCAGAATTGATTTGAATTATAACCCTTTAGATGAAAGAAATTTTTCAGACGAAACTTCAGAAGCTTTTAACACTCGTTTAATTGGAGGGGTGATTATTGACGTTTTTGATAATATTACGTTTAATGGCACTTATAGCTACACTCAAGGTTCTAATAAGGTTTCCAATTACACAAGTGATAAAAGCTATAGTGTGCGAAGTGAATTAGCCCAGTTTACCGTTGCAGATTCACCAGATGTCACTCCTATTTATTATCTACCCGAAACCGGAGGCAAATACAGTGAAAGAAACATTTCTAATAGAAATTATACCATAAGAAATCAACTATCATTCGATAAAAGTTGGGATGATAGTAAGCATCAAGTTAATGTAATATTAGGACAAGAAGCACAAGAACAATTAACCGAAATTACAAATTCAACAGTTCGTGGCTATAATCCATTATTACAAACTTATCTATCTGTGGATTATGCTACATTAAAAAATAATGGAATAGATAACCCGGTAATGCCAAACGCCGGGAACCAAAGTTTTTTAACAGATGACTCCTTTACTCGATCTGAAGTTTTAAGTCGATTTACTTCTTACTATATGAATGCAGGCTATACCTTAGATAAGAAATATACCATTAATGGAAGTTGGAGACGGGATAAAAGTAATTTGTTCGGATTAGATAAATCAGCACAAAATAAGCCAACATGGAGTGTTGGTGGTAAGTGGAACATCGGAAGAGAGACATTTTTTGAAAATGTCACACCAATTAATTTTCTGACATTAAGGGGAACATATGGTATTACGGGTAATGCACCTACACCAGGAACATCTTCATCATATGATATTTTAAGACCACAAACAAATTATAGTTTAACCGGCAACATCATCCCATTAACTATTCAAACACCTGGTAACCCAAATTTAAAATGGGAAAGTACCAAAACTTTAAATCTTGGTGTTGATTTTGGATTGCTTAATGTAATAACAGCTTATTTAGATATATATAAGAAAAATACAGATAATCTGTTGGGTCAATTACCGCTTAATGTGTTTTCAGGGTTTCCATCAGCTATTGGGAATTTTGGTTCTATGGAAAATAAAGGTTTCGAGTTAACATTGAAAACAACTAATATTCAAAATGAAGATTTTGGTTGGACTACTTTGTTCACCATGGCTTACAATAAAAACAAAATTACTGAATTATTATTACCTGGTGATGTAACAACAGGTGCTCAAAAAGTGAATTTGGCATACTTAAAAGGCTACCCAGCTTTTGCCATCTTTGCCTACGACTACCAAGGGTTGGATGGTGAAGGAGATCCTTTAATCCGTTTAAGTGATGGTACAATAACTAAAGAGCCAAATGTTACTTCGGCAGAAGATGTTTTATACATGGGAACATCGCAACCAATTTGGAGTGGTGGTTTCTCTAATTCTTTTAGATATAAAGACTTTAATTTAAGTATAAATACGGTGTACAATTTAGGTCATGTGATGAGAAAGGATGTAAATTCAAATTACTCATCACTTTTAGAAACGGTTCCTCATAGTGATTTTATAAACAGGTGGAAGAAGCCGGGTGACGAATTGATTACAGATATTCCTTCTTATGATCCTTCAGGAACTTTTACTGGAAATACCAGAGATACCTATTATTATACGAAAGGAAATACAAATGTATTAAGTGCTTCCTATATTAAATTAAGAGACATTACATTGTCTTACGGAATTCCAAAAAACGTTTTAGATAAACTTAAGATAGATGGTTTAACTTTCAGATTATCAGTATCAAATTTAATGCTATGGAAAGCTAATAACGCTGGCATCGATCCAGAATTTCAATACACCTATTATGGTACTGGTCGAAGAAATATTAAAAGAAATCAGGGAAGCATTGCTTTTGGTGTTCATTTATCCTTTTAA
- a CDS encoding FecR domain-containing protein, with protein sequence MLPMFNKIIILSKQIANALLKDEQPTDLNKTDLFNEDDKTHILTNLTDESLIKQRLDIKNQIDKKSDWKKIKYRIEVPVRNTYWRYAAAAMVVSILATAYFFKSNITDSSFSNTTFSNTTPIIVNNEIEPGTEKATLTLNNGEAVPLVKGTTYQTPNATSNGEEIVYNATANSSSQELVYNYLSVPQGGQFHIKLSDDTEVWLNSESLLKFPVSFTDGESRQVELVYGEAYFDVSHSTEHKGADFRVIHNEQEVQVLGTEFNIKAYKEETNVYTTLVQGKVAVSFENQNKILKPGEQLNLDIFTKDANISMVDVYDQISWRKGVFSFKRKSLKEIMQVLSRWYDMDVVFENTDLESVGFSGVLGKEQSIDEILEIIKDFGVIKNYEIHNKRVILK encoded by the coding sequence ATGTTACCCATGTTTAATAAAATCATAATCCTATCCAAACAAATAGCAAATGCGCTATTAAAGGATGAACAACCTACGGATTTAAACAAAACCGACTTGTTTAATGAAGATGATAAAACCCATATTCTTACAAATCTAACGGATGAATCTCTTATAAAACAACGTTTAGACATAAAAAACCAAATCGACAAAAAATCGGATTGGAAAAAAATAAAATATAGAATAGAAGTTCCAGTGCGCAATACATATTGGCGTTACGCCGCTGCTGCTATGGTTGTCAGTATTTTGGCCACGGCCTATTTCTTTAAGAGCAATATAACCGACTCTTCCTTTAGTAATACAACCTTTAGTAATACAACTCCAATCATTGTTAACAACGAAATCGAACCAGGAACAGAAAAGGCTACCCTTACCTTAAACAATGGAGAAGCAGTACCTCTCGTAAAAGGTACAACCTACCAAACCCCAAACGCAACCAGCAACGGTGAAGAAATTGTATATAACGCTACAGCAAATAGCTCATCACAAGAGTTGGTTTATAACTACCTTTCTGTACCACAAGGCGGTCAATTTCACATCAAACTGTCCGACGATACTGAGGTATGGTTAAATTCCGAAAGCCTGTTAAAATTCCCGGTGAGTTTCACCGATGGAGAGAGCCGGCAAGTGGAATTAGTTTATGGCGAAGCCTATTTTGATGTATCCCACAGCACCGAACACAAGGGGGCTGACTTTAGGGTGATTCACAACGAACAGGAAGTACAGGTTCTGGGTACTGAGTTTAATATAAAAGCCTACAAAGAAGAAACCAATGTATATACTACACTGGTACAGGGCAAGGTGGCTGTCAGTTTTGAAAACCAAAACAAAATTCTGAAACCAGGAGAGCAATTGAACCTAGATATTTTTACCAAAGACGCAAACATATCCATGGTTGATGTATACGATCAAATTTCATGGAGAAAAGGCGTATTCAGCTTTAAAAGGAAAAGCCTAAAAGAGATTATGCAGGTTTTATCTAGATGGTATGATATGGATGTGGTTTTTGAAAATACTGATTTGGAATCAGTAGGTTTTAGTGGTGTGTTAGGTAAAGAACAAAGTATTGATGAAATTTTGGAAATCATTAAAGATTTCGGAGTTATTAAAAATTACGAAATCCATAATAAAAGGGTCATACTAAAGTGA
- a CDS encoding RNA polymerase sigma-70 factor, which translates to MYKLNLKEYKSLFNNLYVSLCLFANKYIENLEVSKDIVQDVFVKIWEDKTEFSNENKIKSYLYTSVKNKCLDYIKSKHFKTTDLLSIGEMEQLETEPFFLREVVIVETSKIIEEAISKLPNRCAQIIRLSIKSFSNEEIAKEMNISINTVKAQKKIAYKRLKPLLKDYFILIAFIFVAVN; encoded by the coding sequence ATGTATAAGTTGAATTTAAAAGAATACAAAAGTCTTTTTAACAATCTTTATGTATCGCTATGCCTTTTTGCTAATAAGTACATCGAAAATTTAGAGGTCTCAAAAGACATTGTTCAGGATGTCTTTGTAAAGATTTGGGAAGATAAAACTGAATTTTCTAATGAAAACAAAATTAAATCGTATTTGTACACGTCGGTAAAAAACAAATGCCTAGACTACATCAAAAGCAAACATTTTAAAACAACCGATCTTTTATCAATTGGCGAAATGGAACAACTCGAAACCGAACCTTTCTTTTTGCGTGAAGTGGTAATTGTTGAAACCTCAAAGATTATCGAAGAGGCCATTAGCAAATTACCTAACCGATGTGCCCAAATCATTCGTTTGAGTATCAAAAGTTTTTCAAATGAAGAAATTGCCAAAGAAATGAACATTTCAATAAATACCGTTAAGGCACAAAAAAAAATAGCCTACAAACGCCTCAAACCTTTATTAAAAGACTACTTCATCCTCATTGCTTTTATATTTGTAGCTGTTAATTAA
- a CDS encoding substrate-binding domain-containing protein yields the protein MTKKLTILFVFVLLFSFFSLSSKEKYKVGFSQCTTGDDWRKSMHREMMIELAFYPDFELVIKDANDNSKQQIRNIRQLLEEKIDLLIVSPNESEPITPIVEEVYNSGIPVIVIDRQIASEAYTAYVGANNYLIGKEAGNYTVKLLNGKGKIVEITGLQGSSPAINRHNGFMEVISQYPDIELVASESGKWNYSDSKTVMQNFIDQKLDFDLVFSHNDRIARAAYEIIEANNMGKKFILGIDGLLGDDGGIEDVIDGKIEATFLYPTGGAEAIQLADKILNKQPFDRINILETVVIDNNNAKILKLQYEAVADLQGKIEDQKSVLENQIARFKGQRSFLIVVLVLLAAIVILVIQTFRAYQNKRSANQKLEHQKLEIEKRNQEIIKQRDQLIEVSEKLEEATQTKLRFFTNMSHEFRTPLTLIIGPLEDMIESADISERFKKQVSMMHQNSLRLLHMINQLMDFRKIENNKMQLQAASYDIVGFLKEIVMPFYDLAEKKHISIVLKAEKSHLNAWFDLNKLDKVIFNLLSNAIKFTPANGTIQITLKVIKSLKQKIWDEEVVIKVSDTGNGISPDQIDHIFDRFYQAESSQGFIGTGLGLSLSKEFIDLHHGEIEVKSSIGEGTTFTIHLPLGNAHLSASEKIETPINETKKKQIQRNKEIDINPVLDTEEKKVETNFEEKPTILLVEDEYDVREYIKDSLVDHYHILEAENGRLALDIIRENEPDIIVSDIMMPEMDGLELTHTLKTDLKTCHIPIILLTAKASQEQKLEGLEEGADSYIPKPFNSRHLQIRVKKLLELRKKMQERYKGQLFVAEDDKDLSRFDRRFLNKISQIVEEHRDKEEFSVEELSQLLGLSRVHVYRKIKKLTGMSVSEFVRSVKLKLSLNLIKNSGKTMAEIAYEVGFSSPSYFTKCFKDQFGMSPSEYGRK from the coding sequence ATGACGAAGAAACTAACGATCCTATTTGTATTCGTACTCCTATTCTCCTTCTTTAGTCTTTCGTCAAAAGAAAAATACAAAGTTGGATTTTCGCAATGCACTACAGGCGATGACTGGCGCAAATCGATGCACCGCGAAATGATGATAGAACTGGCTTTCTACCCCGATTTTGAACTGGTAATTAAAGACGCCAACGATAATAGCAAACAACAAATAAGAAACATCAGACAACTGTTGGAAGAAAAAATCGACCTTTTAATTGTCTCTCCCAACGAATCGGAACCAATAACACCAATTGTTGAAGAGGTATATAATAGCGGAATTCCTGTTATCGTTATCGACAGGCAAATAGCCTCGGAGGCTTATACTGCGTATGTTGGCGCCAATAATTATTTAATTGGGAAAGAAGCCGGGAATTATACGGTAAAATTGTTAAACGGCAAAGGTAAAATCGTTGAAATTACCGGGCTGCAAGGATCTTCGCCTGCAATTAACAGGCACAATGGTTTTATGGAAGTTATTTCGCAATATCCCGATATTGAATTGGTTGCATCAGAATCGGGCAAGTGGAATTACAGTGACAGTAAAACGGTTATGCAAAATTTCATTGACCAAAAACTGGATTTTGATCTGGTTTTTTCGCACAATGACCGGATTGCCAGAGCTGCTTACGAAATAATTGAAGCGAACAACATGGGTAAGAAATTTATCCTGGGTATCGACGGATTATTGGGTGATGACGGTGGAATAGAAGATGTGATTGATGGTAAAATAGAAGCTACCTTTCTTTATCCTACAGGTGGAGCTGAGGCCATTCAACTGGCTGATAAAATTCTGAACAAGCAGCCTTTTGATCGTATTAATATTCTTGAAACGGTGGTTATTGATAACAACAATGCTAAAATATTAAAACTTCAATACGAGGCTGTTGCTGATCTCCAGGGAAAAATAGAAGACCAAAAATCCGTTCTCGAAAACCAGATCGCCCGATTTAAAGGTCAACGGAGTTTTTTAATAGTTGTACTGGTTTTACTTGCAGCCATTGTTATTCTGGTTATTCAAACCTTCAGAGCCTATCAAAACAAACGTTCGGCCAACCAAAAACTCGAGCATCAAAAACTCGAAATAGAAAAAAGAAATCAGGAAATTATAAAACAAAGAGACCAACTTATTGAAGTTTCGGAAAAACTGGAGGAGGCCACACAGACCAAACTTCGCTTTTTCACCAATATGTCGCATGAGTTCAGAACGCCTCTTACGCTCATCATAGGCCCGTTAGAGGATATGATCGAATCAGCAGATATTTCTGAACGTTTTAAGAAGCAGGTTTCCATGATGCACCAGAATTCACTTCGCCTGTTGCACATGATTAACCAGTTGATGGATTTCAGGAAAATAGAAAACAATAAAATGCAGTTGCAAGCCGCCAGTTACGACATTGTTGGTTTCCTTAAAGAAATTGTAATGCCCTTTTATGACCTGGCGGAGAAGAAGCATATATCAATTGTTTTGAAAGCAGAAAAAAGTCATTTAAATGCTTGGTTCGACCTTAATAAACTCGATAAAGTCATTTTCAATCTGCTCTCAAATGCCATTAAATTCACTCCCGCTAATGGCACTATTCAAATTACTCTAAAAGTAATTAAATCGTTAAAACAGAAGATTTGGGATGAAGAAGTAGTAATAAAAGTTTCCGACACCGGTAACGGAATTTCACCTGATCAGATTGACCATATTTTTGACCGTTTTTACCAAGCAGAAAGCTCGCAAGGTTTTATCGGAACGGGACTGGGACTTTCACTTTCGAAAGAATTTATTGACCTGCACCACGGAGAAATTGAAGTTAAAAGCTCCATTGGAGAAGGAACAACTTTCACTATTCATTTGCCACTTGGAAACGCCCATCTCAGCGCATCTGAAAAAATTGAAACACCTATAAACGAAACCAAAAAGAAGCAAATTCAACGAAACAAAGAAATAGATATCAATCCGGTATTAGATACGGAAGAAAAGAAAGTTGAGACAAATTTTGAAGAGAAACCGACGATTCTTTTGGTTGAAGATGAGTACGATGTTCGTGAATATATAAAAGACAGTTTGGTTGATCACTATCATATTCTGGAAGCAGAAAATGGAAGGCTGGCGCTGGACATAATCAGGGAAAATGAACCCGACATTATTGTTAGCGACATTATGATGCCGGAAATGGATGGGCTGGAATTAACCCACACTTTAAAAACCGATTTAAAAACCTGCCATATTCCAATCATTCTTCTAACAGCAAAAGCTTCGCAGGAGCAGAAACTTGAAGGACTGGAAGAAGGAGCCGATTCATACATTCCGAAACCGTTTAACAGCAGGCATCTGCAAATTAGGGTGAAGAAATTGCTAGAACTGAGAAAAAAAATGCAGGAACGCTACAAAGGTCAGCTATTTGTTGCAGAAGACGACAAAGATCTTTCGCGCTTCGATCGGAGGTTTCTGAATAAAATATCGCAAATAGTGGAAGAACACCGCGACAAGGAGGAGTTTTCGGTTGAAGAACTAAGTCAGCTACTGGGGCTATCGCGCGTGCATGTTTATCGGAAAATTAAAAAGCTGACTGGAATGTCAGTCAGCGAATTTGTACGATCCGTAAAATTGAAACTCTCGTTGAACCTGATAAAAAACAGCGGAAAAACAATGGCTGAAATTGCCTACGAAGTTGGATTTTCATCTCCATCGTATTTCACGAAATGTTTTAAAGACCAGTTTGGAATGTCGCCTAGTGAGTATGGGAGAAAGTGA
- a CDS encoding sugar porter family MFS transporter: protein MKTQNVFSVAIIIALGGFLFGYDIAMMSGTTSQLETLFDLNSFWLGFTVAVAIMGTIVGTVIIGKPAEKSGRRKSLIVLSGLFALSTLGSAFAINWGMLLACRFITGVLLGCISVVTPMFIAEISPAKKRGQLVLLNQFFVVTAIFLAFAVNYLLANIFESGSWRWMIGVEAIPAAIFFLLLSLVPESPRWLVNQGHTDDALAVFQCIKAENPKEEVRIVKQSVEEEEAMGHGKLFVKAYRFPIMIAFLIAAFNQLAGINAIMIYAPRVFEMAGFGTNASLLQSISVGATNLVFTFVALFLIDKYGRRTLLMAGSVGMVIFLGLLSKSFFTNNYSDFGGYGVMIYLMGFIAFFAFSQGAVLWVVISEIFPNKVRSKGQALGSFTHWIFAAALIWGFPVLNNTVGGGISFGFFAAMMVLHFFFAWKVLPETKGKSLEEIQQEMKKRIK from the coding sequence ATGAAGACACAAAACGTATTTTCTGTTGCTATTATTATAGCCCTTGGTGGCTTTCTTTTTGGTTACGACATTGCTATGATGTCGGGTACCACATCGCAACTGGAAACCTTATTCGACTTGAATAGTTTTTGGCTGGGATTTACAGTTGCTGTTGCCATTATGGGTACCATAGTTGGTACTGTTATAATAGGTAAACCGGCTGAAAAATCTGGGCGTCGCAAATCATTAATCGTATTATCCGGTCTTTTTGCATTGTCGACACTGGGTAGTGCATTTGCCATTAATTGGGGAATGTTGCTGGCTTGCCGTTTTATAACCGGAGTTCTTTTAGGTTGTATTTCGGTGGTTACACCCATGTTTATAGCCGAAATATCGCCGGCAAAAAAACGCGGACAGCTGGTTTTGTTAAACCAGTTTTTTGTGGTTACTGCCATCTTTCTGGCTTTTGCGGTAAATTACCTTTTGGCAAATATTTTCGAGAGTGGTTCGTGGCGCTGGATGATTGGTGTGGAAGCTATTCCCGCTGCAATCTTCTTTTTATTATTGAGCCTGGTTCCTGAAAGTCCGCGTTGGTTGGTAAATCAGGGACATACCGATGATGCATTGGCTGTATTTCAGTGCATTAAGGCTGAAAATCCAAAGGAAGAAGTACGCATTGTAAAACAATCGGTAGAAGAAGAGGAAGCTATGGGGCACGGAAAGTTGTTTGTAAAAGCTTACCGGTTCCCAATAATGATTGCTTTTTTGATTGCTGCCTTTAACCAGTTGGCGGGTATAAATGCCATTATGATTTATGCTCCACGGGTATTTGAAATGGCAGGATTTGGAACCAATGCTTCGCTACTTCAGTCTATTTCGGTAGGAGCTACCAATTTGGTGTTCACTTTCGTGGCACTTTTCCTTATCGATAAATACGGGCGAAGAACACTCCTTATGGCCGGATCAGTTGGGATGGTCATTTTCCTGGGTCTGCTTTCAAAGTCATTTTTTACCAATAACTACTCCGATTTTGGCGGTTACGGAGTAATGATCTATCTGATGGGATTCATTGCCTTTTTTGCCTTCTCTCAGGGAGCTGTGCTTTGGGTAGTAATTTCAGAGATATTCCCCAACAAAGTACGCTCAAAGGGGCAGGCGCTGGGAAGTTTTACCCACTGGATTTTTGCCGCAGCTCTTATCTGGGGATTCCCGGTATTGAACAACACCGTCGGTGGCGGTATCTCCTTTGGCTTCTTCGCGGCAATGATGGTGCTGCACTTTTTCTTTGCCTGGAAAGTATTACCCGAAACGAAAGGTAAGTCGCTGGAGGAAATTCAACAGGAAATGAAAAAACGAATCAAATAA